The Ammoniphilus oxalaticus genome contains a region encoding:
- a CDS encoding stage V sporulation protein AE, translating to MEQKRDIVLITDGDDVARKVVEEVAKNVGGRCISRSAGNPTPLSGVQLVQHIKKAKRDPVLVMFDDNGDAERGRGEKALEYVANHPDMNVLGVVAVASNTPLVDGIDTDLCLNAKGEAVDHAVDKDGQDLVNQPPHIKGDTVDVLQQIDVPLIVGVGDIGKMHGQDHHFRGAPITTKAIEIILERSGYGGSQNS from the coding sequence ATGGAGCAAAAACGTGATATCGTGCTGATCACTGACGGCGATGACGTTGCCAGAAAAGTAGTGGAAGAAGTCGCAAAAAATGTCGGCGGCCGCTGCATCTCTCGGTCGGCTGGTAACCCCACACCGCTGAGTGGTGTCCAACTTGTTCAACATATTAAAAAAGCGAAGCGCGATCCCGTGTTAGTGATGTTTGATGATAATGGGGACGCGGAGAGAGGTAGGGGTGAAAAAGCGCTTGAATATGTGGCCAATCATCCCGATATGAATGTGCTTGGTGTCGTCGCTGTCGCTTCCAATACGCCGCTAGTCGATGGCATCGACACTGATTTATGTTTGAATGCAAAAGGGGAGGCAGTGGATCATGCGGTCGATAAAGATGGACAAGATCTCGTGAATCAACCGCCTCATATTAAAGGGGATACCGTTGATGTATTGCAACAGATCGACGTTCCGCTGATTGTCGGTGTTGGCGACATCGGGAAAATGCATGGTCAAGACCATCATTTCCGCGGCGCTCCGATTACCACGAAAGCAATTGAAATCATCTTAGAACGGAGTGGATATGGTGGCAGTCAAAACTCCTGA